Proteins encoded by one window of Lycium barbarum isolate Lr01 chromosome 11, ASM1917538v2, whole genome shotgun sequence:
- the LOC132618029 gene encoding uncharacterized protein LOC132618029: protein MSSHQPNSNEDIFDSSLNLGDTDYNEGYSEGYSNGLASGRDERRDVGLKTGFETGEELGFYRGCIDVWNVAILVQPNCFSSRVQKSIKQMDELLQKYPISEPENEFATDIVDSLRLKFRAICATLTVKLEYNGYPKASDVGNSGF from the coding sequence ATGAGTTCTCACCAGCCTAATTCAAATGAAGACATTTTCGACTCATCACTGAATTTAGGGGACACAGACTACAACGAAGGCTACTCTGAAGGCTACTCCAACGGCCTAGCCTCTGGTAGAGATGAAAGGCGCGATGTGGGGCTCAAAACAGGGTTCGAAACGGGTGAGGAATTAGGTTTTTACAGAGGTTGCATTGATGTCTGGAATGTTGCAATTTTAGTACAACCAAACTGTTTTTCGTCACGTGTACAGAAAAGCATCAAACAGATGGATGAGTTGCTCCAAAAGTATCCCATTTCTGAACCGGAAAACGAGTTTGCAACTGATATTGTGGACTCATTGAGGTTGAAATTTAGAGCTATATGTGCGACGTTGACTGTCAAGTTGGAGTATAATGGATACCCCAAAGCTTCCGATGTCGGGAATTCAGGATTCTGA
- the LOC132619665 gene encoding G-type lectin S-receptor-like serine/threonine-protein kinase LECRK4, whose translation MGSSTCQKRKKKNQSTPVIFGSVLLASSIFMNLIALLYVFKFKGKKPKKIVVVPGVNLRSFSYNELEEATNGFKEVLGTGAFSTVYKAVLDDENGKVVAVKKLNKMVTKGEEEFVAEVNSISRTNHKNLIPGLSGPKGYKFLLTAAKGLGYLHEECSTEIIHCDIKPPNVLLDESLIAKIADFGMAKLLRKNQTRTTTRIRGTRGYVAPEWFRNVPINVKVDVYNFGVLLLELICCRKNYEQEVENENEIILVEWAFDCYKRNELHLRVDNDEEALVDIKRFEKFLMVAIWCIQEIPALRPSMNKVILMLEGSVEVSIPPDPFSFINFV comes from the exons ATGGGATCATCAActtgccaaaaaagaaaaaagaaaaatcaatcgACTCCAGTAATTTTTGGTTCTGTGTTGTTGGCCAGTTCAATTTTCATGAACTTAATCGCCCTTCTGTACGTTTTTAAGTTTAAAGGGAAAAAGCCAAAGAAGATTGTGGTTGTTCCAGGAGTGAACTTAAGAAGTTTTAGCTACAATGAGCTAGAAGAAGCTACAAATGGATTCAAGGAAGTATTAGGAACTGGGGCCTTCTCAACAGTTTACAAAGCGGTTCTTGATGACGAAAATGGGAAAGTTGTTGCTGTCAAAAAACTAAACAAAATGGTAACAAAAGGAGAAGAAGAATTCGTAGCTGAAGTGAATTCAATCAGCAGGACTAATCACAAGAACTTG ATTCCAGGCTTATCTGGTCCAAAAGGGTACAAGTTTCTATTGACAGCTGCCAAAGGACTTGGCTATTTGCATGAAGAGTGCAGTACCGAAATTATACATTGTGACATCAAACCCCCAAATGTGCTTTTGGATGAAAGTTTGATAGCAAAAATAGCAGATTTTGGTATGGCCAAGCTTCTGAGAAAAAATCAAACTCGAACAACCACTAGGATACGTGGAACGAGAGGGTATGTAGCCCCAGAGTGGTTCAGAAACGTGCCTATAAATGTGAAGGTGGATGTGTACAACTTCGGGGTCTTGCTCTTAGAGTTGATTTGCTGCAGAAAAAATTATGAGCAGGAGGTGGAAAATGAGAACGAAATTATACTAGTGGAGTGGGCTTTTGATTGCTATAAAAGAAACGAATTGCATCTACGTGTGGATAATGATGAAGAGGCATTAGTAGATATCAAGAGGTTTGAGAAGTTCTTGATGGTTGCTATTTGGTGCATTCAAGAAATTCCAGCATTAAGGCCTAGCATGAATAAAGTCATACTAATGCTTGAAGGTTCTGTTGAGGTGTCAATTCCTCCAGACCCTTTTTCCTTTATCAATTTTGTATAG
- the LOC132619666 gene encoding G-type lectin S-receptor-like serine/threonine-protein kinase LECRK3, whose translation MEVSGGDGESTVIGGCFWRWFCSVFVVILWLNLDRGRLGKSSKAFNVFGTIAQSYQNVSLGSSLTTSDVTTFWPSPSGEFAFVFQRIGNGSGFLLAIWFNKITEKTIVWSANRNSLAPDGSKVQLSTNGRLVLTDPNGREMWARPKAIAELAYGAVLDNGNFVLAASSSATAWQSFNEPTDTIVPGQVLNLDNSLVSSFSDTNSSIGRFKFILQTDGNLVIFNQSGYIFLQAKNGTLLNSIFSNGENSGTQSMYHRAILEYDGVFRHYVYSKTSSGMQMEWSTLYYVPENICLAITQDIGGGACVFNSLCSVVNRRPRCDFPLGYMLNDPNDKLGSCRRNFSEQDCNRESREVEAFNFQEMNNTNWPDSDYESYGGFLRIGANKLFE comes from the exons ATGGAGGTTTCAGGTGGTGATGGAGAATCGACCGTCATTGGTGGCTGTTTCTGGCGGTGGTTTTGCTCTGTTTTTGTGGTGATTCTATGGTTGAACCTTGATCGAGGAAG GTTGGGAAAATCCAGCAAGGCATTTAACGTCTTCGGGA CCATTGCTCAATCTTACCAAAATGTTAGTCTGGGTTCATCACTCACTACAAGTGATGTTACTACCTTTTGGCCATCCCCTTCTGGCGAATTCGCTTTTGTCTTCCAAAGAATTGGAAATGGATCAGGGTTCTTACTAGCCATATGGTTCAACAAAATCACAGAGAAAACCATAGTTTGGTCAGCCAATAGGAATAGTCTTGCCCCAGATGGATCCAAGGTTCAGCTCTCCACAAATGGGAGACTAGTCCTCACTGATCCAAATGGTCGGGAGATGTGGGCTCGTCCCAAGGCTATTGCTGAATTGGCCTATGGAGCCGTGCTTGACAATGGAAACTTTGTGTTAGCAGCCAGTAGTTCAGCCACTGCATGGCAGAGTTTTAATGAGCCAACCGATACGATTGTGCCTGGTCAAGTACTTAATCTAGATAACAGTCTTGTTTCAAGCTTCTCTGACACGAATTCATCGATTGGGAGGTTCAAGTTCATACTTCAAACTGATGGAAATCTG GTGATCTTCAACCAATCCGGCTATATTTTTCTTCAAGCCAAGAATGGAACTCTGTTAAATTCGATATTTTCCAATGGGGAAAACTCAGGAACCCAATCAATGTATCATCGAGCGATTCTTGAATATGATGGAGTATTTAGGCACTACGTCTATTCAAAAACTTCTAGTGGGATGCAGATGGAATGGTCTACTTTGTATTACGTTCCTGAAAACATCTGTCTGGCTATAACCCAAGATATAGGAGGAGGGGCCTGTGTTTTCAACAGCCTTTGCTCAGTGGTTAACCGGAGGCCAAGATGTGATTTTCCACTCGGATATATGTTGAATGATCCGAACGACAAATTAGGCAGCTGCAGACGAAATTTCTCTGAGCAAGACTGTAACCGTGAATCGCGAGAAGTCGAGGCTTTCAATTTCCAAGAAATGAACAACACTAACTGGCCTGACTCTGATTATGAGTCTTACGGGGGGTTTCTGAGGATTGGTGCAAACAAATTGTTTGAGTGA